From one Zhongshania sp. R06B22 genomic stretch:
- the fabD gene encoding ACP S-malonyltransferase, translating into MDTQQLALVFPGQGSQKVGMLAELGESFSIVKNTFAEASDALGYDMWDLVQNGEQAQLNLTETTQPVLLTASVAVWRLWGEQGGLRPSLLAGHSLGEFSALVCAGAIEFADAVRLVRSRGQYMQTAVPVGEGAMAAVLGLDDAQIVQICAEAAAGTGVVEAVNFNSPGQVVIAGQVAAVDKAIELLKAAGAKRAMPLPVSAPFHTSLMRPAGEKLALALADITVRQPSIPVVHNVHGKTESDPGAIKALLVEQIYSAVKWVDCVETMVSAGINTTIECGPGKVLSGLNKRINKSLNGLNIESPASLAAALDFIR; encoded by the coding sequence GTTCTCAGAAAGTCGGTATGCTGGCCGAACTTGGTGAGTCATTTAGTATTGTTAAAAACACATTCGCCGAAGCATCTGACGCCCTTGGTTATGATATGTGGGATTTGGTGCAGAACGGTGAGCAAGCTCAGCTCAATCTCACTGAAACGACCCAGCCCGTATTGTTGACTGCAAGTGTGGCGGTCTGGCGTTTATGGGGTGAGCAGGGTGGTTTAAGGCCATCACTATTAGCGGGTCATAGCCTAGGTGAGTTTTCAGCCTTAGTGTGCGCCGGCGCTATCGAATTTGCTGATGCAGTGCGTTTAGTGCGCTCGCGCGGCCAATATATGCAAACAGCGGTGCCTGTTGGTGAGGGCGCGATGGCTGCGGTGCTGGGTTTGGATGACGCGCAAATTGTACAGATTTGTGCAGAGGCGGCGGCAGGCACTGGGGTGGTAGAGGCGGTAAATTTTAACTCGCCTGGGCAGGTTGTTATCGCTGGTCAAGTTGCCGCCGTGGACAAGGCCATTGAGCTATTAAAAGCGGCGGGTGCGAAACGCGCCATGCCCTTACCCGTGAGCGCACCTTTCCATACCTCATTGATGCGTCCAGCAGGTGAGAAGTTAGCTTTGGCATTGGCTGATATTACTGTGCGGCAACCAAGTATTCCGGTGGTTCACAATGTCCACGGCAAAACAGAATCAGATCCTGGCGCAATTAAAGCGCTATTAGTTGAGCAGATTTACAGTGCGGTTAAATGGGTAGATTGCGTTGAGACCATGGTCTCGGCAGGGATTAACACCACGATTGAGTGCGGCCCAGGAAAAGTTCTCAGTGGTTTGAATAAGCGCATTAATAAATCACTAAATGGCCTCAATATTGAATCGCCGGCGAGTTTAGCCGCGGCCTTGGATTTCATACGCTAA
- the fabG gene encoding 3-oxoacyl-ACP reductase FabG, which yields MTAKIALVTGASRGIGQAIAIAVGELGYLVVGTATSQAGADAITAHFSEAGVEGVGMMLNVSDTASVDAVVKSINEQFGAPSVLINNAGITKDNIMLRMKEEEWYDVIDTNLNSLYRLSKACLRGMTKARWGRIVNVSSVVGAMGNAGQTNYAASKAGMDGFTRALAREIGSRAITVNGVAPGFIDTDMTKKLGDEQRNALKAQIPLQRLGSPEEIAAVVAFLVSDAAAYVTGETIHVNGGMYMA from the coding sequence ATGACTGCAAAAATTGCATTAGTTACTGGCGCTAGCCGCGGGATAGGGCAGGCCATCGCTATAGCCGTTGGGGAATTGGGCTATCTGGTTGTTGGTACGGCGACATCACAAGCGGGTGCGGATGCCATCACTGCACATTTCAGTGAGGCCGGTGTCGAGGGTGTCGGCATGATGCTCAATGTGTCAGATACCGCCTCAGTAGATGCTGTGGTTAAATCTATTAATGAGCAGTTTGGGGCGCCGTCGGTATTGATTAACAATGCCGGTATTACTAAAGATAATATTATGCTTCGCATGAAAGAGGAGGAGTGGTACGACGTTATCGATACCAATCTGAACTCACTCTATCGTTTAAGTAAAGCCTGCTTGCGCGGTATGACTAAAGCGCGCTGGGGTCGTATCGTTAATGTCAGCTCTGTCGTAGGAGCGATGGGGAATGCGGGGCAAACTAACTACGCTGCCTCAAAAGCGGGTATGGATGGATTTACGCGTGCTTTGGCGCGCGAAATTGGATCACGGGCAATCACCGTGAATGGTGTCGCGCCCGGTTTTATTGATACCGATATGACCAAGAAATTGGGTGATGAGCAGCGCAATGCGCTAAAAGCACAGATTCCATTGCAGCGTCTCGGCAGTCCAGAAGAAATTGCCGCGGTTGTCGCATTTTTAGTTAGCGACGCTGCAGCCTACGTTACCGGCGAGACTATCCATGTT